The proteins below come from a single Rickettsia typhi str. Wilmington genomic window:
- a CDS encoding replicative DNA helicase, which produces MVRNKINNNINIITNNDDNLSIPRVLPSNIQAEQMLLGAIITNNELLSYVSEFLRNEHFFEPIHQKIYDAIEKIIEKGLIATPITLRSMLTQDALFQEIEGVEYLAKLITMSMMVINPIDYGKIIYDLAIKRNLINIGEEVVNNAYNASLAVAAKEQIEHAEAKLYDLAREGLNEKSFTQVGISIAESLASINKAMKNNDHVIGISTGLLDLDNKLFGFHNSDLIILAGRPSMGKTAFAINLALNTCNNMRLKNIRDNQEIKSVGFFSLEMSSEQLTTRLLSLCAEIDSTSLRTGMLSEEKYNRLRKEANTLSELQFFIDDTPALSISAIRTRARRMKRKHNLGILFIDYLQLIRGVSKSENRVNEISEITQGLKAIAKELNIPVIALSQLSRAVELREDKKPMLSDLRESGTIEQDADIVMFIYREEYYLTRKEPAAGDAKHAEWLDKLNKVYNIADIIIAKHRNGPVGNISLYYDSQFSKFGNLEKRTFNSILNT; this is translated from the coding sequence ATGGTACGTAATAAAATAAATAACAACATAAATATAATCACTAATAACGATGATAATTTATCAATACCAAGAGTTTTACCTTCAAATATTCAGGCAGAACAAATGCTGTTAGGTGCAATTATAACTAATAATGAATTACTCAGTTATGTATCAGAATTTTTACGTAATGAACATTTCTTTGAACCTATTCATCAAAAAATCTATGATGCAATTGAAAAAATTATCGAAAAAGGTTTGATAGCTACACCAATTACTTTACGTAGTATGCTAACTCAAGATGCACTATTCCAAGAAATAGAGGGAGTGGAATATTTAGCAAAATTGATAACTATGTCAATGATGGTGATAAATCCTATTGATTACGGTAAAATAATATATGATTTAGCGATAAAGCGTAATTTAATAAATATAGGTGAAGAAGTAGTAAATAATGCCTATAATGCTTCATTAGCAGTTGCAGCAAAAGAACAGATTGAACATGCTGAAGCTAAACTTTACGATTTAGCGCGAGAAGGCTTGAATGAGAAAAGTTTTACCCAAGTCGGTATATCTATTGCAGAATCACTTGCTAGTATTAATAAGGCCATGAAAAATAATGATCACGTAATCGGTATATCTACCGGTTTGCTTGATCTAGATAATAAATTATTCGGTTTTCATAATTCTGATCTTATAATTCTTGCCGGACGCCCGTCCATGGGTAAAACTGCATTTGCTATAAATCTTGCGCTTAACACCTGTAATAATATGCGTCTTAAAAATATTAGGGATAATCAAGAAATTAAGTCAGTAGGTTTTTTTTCTTTAGAAATGTCTTCAGAACAACTAACTACACGTCTACTTTCACTTTGTGCAGAAATTGATTCTACTTCTCTTCGTACTGGGATGCTAAGTGAAGAGAAATATAATCGTCTTCGCAAAGAAGCAAATACTTTATCGGAACTACAATTTTTTATTGATGATACACCTGCTTTATCTATTTCTGCTATAAGAACACGAGCTAGAAGGATGAAACGCAAGCATAATCTTGGTATATTATTTATTGATTATTTACAATTAATTAGAGGCGTTAGTAAATCTGAAAATAGAGTTAATGAGATTTCAGAAATCACTCAAGGTTTAAAAGCAATAGCAAAAGAGTTAAATATTCCGGTTATTGCGTTATCTCAGCTTTCAAGAGCAGTAGAATTACGTGAAGATAAAAAACCTATGCTATCGGATCTTCGAGAATCTGGCACTATAGAACAGGATGCAGATATAGTAATGTTTATTTACCGTGAAGAATATTATTTAACTAGAAAAGAACCGGCAGCAGGCGATGCCAAACACGCTGAATGGTTAGATAAACTGAATAAAGTATATAATATTGCAGACATAATAATTGCAAAACATCGTAACGGCCCAGTTGGCAATATTTCTCTTTATTATGATAGTCAATTTTCTAAATTTGGAAATTTAGAGAAAAGAACTTTTAACTCTATATTAAATACTTGA
- the hemB gene encoding porphobilinogen synthase, with amino-acid sequence MYPIIRFRRNRKALWLRELIAESNLSISDLVLPLFVVEGHNVKQEIKTMPGIYRLSIDQIVETAKKAADFGINAIALFPSIDHSLKSDNADEAYNLDNLICRTIIEIKNANIDIGIICDVALDPYTTSGHDGIVYHGEVDNDISVKALCNQALVLAKAGVDIVAPSDMMDGRIAAIREYLDKAGFINVGILAYAAKYASSFYGPFRDAVQSNKKNYLDKSSYQIDVRNIKEAMLEIEHDIAEGADIVMVKPGMPFLDVIREAANNFNAKIFAYQVSGEYAMLKFAAEAGAINWERALIESLISFKRAGATGIFTYAAFEVAEVLKNNNIK; translated from the coding sequence ATGTACCCTATTATTAGATTTAGAAGAAATAGAAAAGCTTTATGGCTTAGAGAGTTAATAGCCGAGAGTAATTTATCGATTAGCGATTTAGTGTTGCCTTTATTTGTTGTTGAAGGTCATAATGTAAAGCAAGAAATTAAGACTATGCCTGGTATATATCGTTTATCAATCGATCAGATAGTCGAAACTGCAAAAAAAGCAGCAGATTTTGGTATTAATGCGATTGCATTATTTCCTAGTATTGATCATAGTCTAAAAAGTGACAATGCAGATGAGGCCTATAATCTAGATAATTTAATATGTAGAACTATTATAGAAATCAAAAACGCCAATATTGATATTGGTATAATATGTGATGTCGCACTTGATCCTTATACTACAAGCGGTCATGATGGTATTGTGTATCATGGAGAAGTTGATAATGATATATCAGTAAAAGCTTTATGTAATCAAGCATTAGTGTTAGCAAAAGCGGGAGTAGATATCGTTGCTCCTTCCGATATGATGGATGGAAGAATAGCAGCTATAAGGGAATATCTTGACAAAGCAGGATTTATAAATGTTGGCATTCTTGCTTATGCAGCTAAATATGCTTCAAGCTTTTATGGCCCATTTCGTGATGCAGTTCAGAGTAATAAAAAGAATTATTTAGATAAATCAAGCTATCAAATTGATGTGCGTAATATTAAGGAAGCAATGCTTGAGATTGAACATGATATAGCGGAAGGAGCAGATATTGTAATGGTTAAACCAGGTATGCCGTTTTTGGATGTGATTCGTGAAGCGGCAAATAATTTTAATGCTAAAATTTTTGCATATCAGGTGAGCGGGGAATACGCAATGTTAAAATTTGCCGCAGAGGCAGGAGCAATTAATTGGGAGAGAGCTTTAATAGAATCATTAATTAGTTTTAAACGTGCCGGTGCAACAGGAATATTTACCTATGCTGCTTTTGAAGTAGCTGAAGTATTAAAGAATAATAACATTAAGTAG
- a CDS encoding UbiX family flavin prenyltransferase: MIKNQKIIIAISGASGAIYGIRLLKVLKEQNIETHLVISDGAALTIKFETKYSIQEVKLLANYCYDDKNLGAAISSGSFKTSGMIIAPCSMKTLASIAHSMEHSLISRAAGVVLKERRKLILMARETPLHIGHLENMLKVASHGGIIAPPIPAFYNNPASINDIVDHSITRVLDFFDIETNLIKRWSSDE, from the coding sequence ATGATAAAAAATCAAAAGATTATTATAGCAATTTCTGGCGCATCAGGAGCAATATATGGTATTCGTTTGCTTAAAGTACTAAAAGAACAAAATATCGAAACTCATTTAGTTATTTCAGATGGCGCAGCTCTTACTATAAAATTCGAAACTAAATATTCTATACAGGAAGTCAAATTGCTCGCTAATTACTGTTATGACGATAAAAATTTAGGAGCTGCTATTTCCAGTGGTTCTTTTAAAACTTCTGGGATGATAATAGCGCCTTGTAGTATGAAAACTTTAGCAAGTATCGCACACTCAATGGAACATAGTTTAATTAGTAGAGCAGCAGGAGTTGTGCTTAAGGAAAGACGAAAGCTTATTTTAATGGCACGCGAGACTCCACTACATATAGGACATTTAGAAAATATGTTAAAAGTAGCAAGTCATGGCGGGATAATAGCACCGCCTATACCAGCTTTTTATAATAATCCTGCAAGCATAAATGATATAGTAGATCACTCTATTACTAGAGTGCTAGATTTTTTTGATATTGAAACTAACTTGATTAAACGATGGAGTAGTGATGAGTAA
- a CDS encoding primosomal protein N': protein MRIAKILLPVSKLFPLDYLITEDLELNIGDLVVVHFRNQELTGIVWELATNSEAKKIKTIKAKVPLNLNISLEVLALIKWMSSYYMSELGSIAKLVLPINIAEKPIKIKEQQVKNYFVLPQLSEEQKQAVTIFNESNKPTLIKGVTGSGKTEIYFHIIADHLMKGQQVLIMLPEIALSRQIINRFIDRFGFEPIIWNSSVTKAQKKMILRGILSDKVKVVIGARSSLFLPFHNLGLIVIDEEHDDSYKQDDNILYNARDTAIVRGVFDKAKIVLCSATPSLETIYNIKTHKYQLVTLVNRYKNIDLPNIEIIDMTKEKLPKNSYLSKILIDAIKGNLENKKQVLLFLNRRGYAPLMLCKACGHRFTCRFCSAWMVLHKATKTLECHHCGYQSKIFSSCPECLEDETLTICGPGIERIEEEAMLLFPKSKIAVISKDHAKTPAKIAQLLHQMENLEIDILIGTQIITKGYHFPNLTLVGVIDADLGSNNAELRASERTFQLLHQVGGRAGRGDSKGVVYLQSYYPDNIIFSYVKVGDEDSFFTNELEIRKAANMPPFSKTASLILSGFSESKILDIAKNIVQIAPKANVKILGPARALMSKLAGKYRYRILIIADKKFNLQQYLKFWLSLIKIPSYCQIKIDIDPKTFY from the coding sequence ATGCGAATAGCAAAAATATTATTACCGGTATCAAAATTATTTCCATTAGATTATTTAATAACTGAAGATTTAGAGTTAAATATCGGTGATCTTGTTGTCGTACATTTTAGAAATCAAGAATTAACTGGCATAGTATGGGAACTTGCTACAAATTCTGAGGCAAAAAAAATAAAAACGATTAAAGCGAAAGTACCGTTGAATTTAAATATTTCTTTAGAAGTTTTAGCATTAATTAAATGGATGAGTAGTTATTATATGTCAGAACTTGGCAGTATAGCCAAGCTCGTATTACCTATAAATATTGCTGAAAAACCGATTAAAATTAAAGAACAGCAAGTAAAGAATTACTTTGTGCTACCTCAATTGTCAGAAGAGCAGAAACAAGCAGTAACAATTTTTAACGAAAGTAATAAACCAACACTTATTAAAGGTGTTACAGGATCAGGTAAAACAGAAATATATTTTCATATAATAGCAGATCATTTAATGAAAGGTCAGCAAGTTCTTATTATGTTGCCTGAAATTGCATTAAGCAGACAAATTATTAATCGTTTTATAGACCGATTTGGTTTCGAACCTATAATATGGAATTCAAGTGTGACCAAAGCTCAAAAGAAAATGATTTTACGAGGCATATTAAGTGATAAAGTTAAAGTAGTAATTGGTGCTAGAAGTAGTTTGTTTTTACCTTTTCATAATCTCGGCTTAATTGTGATAGATGAGGAGCATGACGATTCCTATAAACAAGATGATAATATATTATATAATGCTAGGGATACGGCTATAGTAAGAGGTGTATTTGATAAAGCAAAAATTGTTTTATGTTCAGCAACACCGTCTCTTGAAACAATATATAATATAAAAACACATAAATATCAGTTAGTTACATTAGTTAATAGATATAAAAATATTGATTTGCCTAATATAGAAATAATCGACATGACTAAAGAAAAATTACCTAAGAATTCTTATTTATCAAAAATTCTTATAGATGCTATCAAAGGTAATTTAGAGAATAAAAAGCAAGTATTACTATTTCTTAATAGACGTGGTTATGCTCCACTTATGCTATGTAAAGCTTGTGGTCATAGATTTACTTGTCGATTCTGCTCTGCTTGGATGGTATTACATAAAGCGACTAAAACACTTGAATGTCACCATTGTGGTTATCAAAGTAAAATTTTTAGTTCTTGTCCTGAATGTTTAGAAGATGAAACATTAACTATCTGTGGTCCAGGAATAGAGCGAATTGAAGAAGAAGCAATGCTACTATTTCCTAAGAGTAAAATTGCAGTAATAAGTAAAGATCATGCTAAAACCCCGGCAAAAATAGCACAGCTTCTACATCAAATGGAGAATTTAGAAATTGATATTTTAATAGGTACACAAATAATAACAAAAGGTTATCACTTTCCTAATCTGACTTTAGTTGGAGTAATAGATGCAGATCTTGGAAGTAATAATGCTGAGCTTAGAGCATCTGAAAGAACTTTTCAGTTACTACATCAAGTAGGTGGTAGAGCTGGTAGGGGAGATAGTAAAGGTGTCGTATATTTACAAAGCTATTATCCTGATAATATAATTTTTAGTTATGTTAAAGTTGGTGATGAAGATAGCTTTTTTACAAATGAACTTGAAATAAGAAAAGCAGCAAATATGCCTCCATTTTCTAAAACGGCATCTTTAATTTTATCAGGTTTCAGTGAGTCTAAAATTTTAGATATTGCAAAAAATATAGTCCAAATTGCACCAAAAGCAAACGTAAAAATTTTAGGACCAGCGCGTGCGTTAATGTCAAAGCTTGCTGGTAAATATCGTTATCGGATACTCATTATAGCTGATAAGAAATTTAACTTACAGCAGTATTTAAAATTTTGGCTAAGTTTGATCAAAATTCCCTCATACTGTCAGATAAAAATAGATATCGATCCTAAAACTTTTTATTAG
- the nuoN gene encoding NADH-quinone oxidoreductase subunit NuoN yields the protein MLLILPEITLTLIALLGQCFALMIPNKNKIIYNIVILLCIISIFLTFKYSSYEGIWHSFATGINIGISKSIVLLFTIVSLIIYRDYSNLIGEAIKFEFITLILLSIVGIFVAISSRNFLLLFCGMELTALTSYALAGFKLDDIQSSEGALKYFILGSLVTCLSLFGISFIYGFGGSIQFEDILHQLNNNSEIKPGLIIGIVLFLSSIFFKLASSPLHFWIPDVYEGSPISSITYFTSAAKIGMVIVLFNISKLIIGNYYPINYNLIKIIAILSMLFGAFGAIQQTSLKRLMAYSTILNIGYVLIGVILPNQEGYKAALLYILIYAVVSIGFFTCLIMLFGKDVDKASFKTIQGIAETHKTIAALISIVMFSMIGIPPLTGFFGKYYLFYQAINKQEFTLAYCGIFTSVVAAFYYLKVVKAMYFSKKNSIIKLPIQYGLLLINYLVLVFLLFGSFIILF from the coding sequence ATGCTACTGATACTCCCTGAAATAACTTTAACTTTAATAGCACTTTTAGGGCAATGTTTTGCCCTAATGATACCAAACAAAAATAAAATTATTTATAATATAGTTATTTTATTATGCATAATATCAATTTTTCTTACATTTAAATATTCAAGTTATGAAGGAATATGGCATTCATTTGCTACAGGAATAAATATTGGTATTAGTAAAAGCATAGTATTACTATTCACTATAGTGTCATTGATTATATACCGTGACTATTCTAATCTTATTGGTGAGGCAATAAAGTTTGAATTTATTACTTTAATATTATTATCAATCGTAGGTATTTTTGTTGCAATCTCATCACGGAATTTTTTATTATTATTCTGTGGTATGGAGCTTACTGCATTAACTTCATATGCACTTGCAGGATTCAAATTAGATGATATTCAATCCTCAGAAGGTGCTTTAAAATATTTTATATTGGGTAGTTTAGTTACTTGTTTATCATTATTTGGAATTTCTTTTATATATGGATTTGGTGGAAGTATACAATTTGAAGATATCTTACATCAACTAAATAATAATTCTGAAATCAAACCTGGTTTAATAATTGGTATTGTATTATTTTTAAGTAGTATTTTCTTTAAACTTGCAAGCTCGCCACTCCATTTTTGGATTCCTGACGTATATGAAGGATCACCGATTAGTTCTATTACTTATTTCACATCCGCCGCAAAAATAGGTATGGTTATTGTTTTATTTAACATTAGCAAATTAATTATAGGTAATTACTACCCTATTAATTATAATTTGATCAAGATTATTGCTATATTATCTATGCTGTTTGGAGCGTTCGGAGCTATTCAGCAAACTTCACTAAAAAGGTTAATGGCGTATAGTACTATTTTAAATATCGGTTATGTATTAATAGGTGTTATTCTTCCTAATCAAGAAGGATATAAAGCAGCTCTACTATATATTCTAATATATGCAGTAGTAAGCATAGGATTTTTTACTTGTTTAATTATGTTATTTGGTAAAGACGTTGATAAAGCTAGTTTTAAAACGATACAAGGTATTGCAGAAACACATAAAACAATCGCAGCTCTAATTAGCATAGTTATGTTTTCAATGATAGGCATTCCCCCTCTTACAGGATTTTTCGGCAAATATTACCTTTTTTACCAAGCAATTAATAAACAAGAATTTACATTAGCGTACTGTGGTATTTTTACTAGCGTAGTCGCTGCTTTTTATTACCTTAAAGTAGTAAAAGCTATGTATTTTTCTAAAAAGAATTCGATAATTAAGCTACCAATACAATATGGACTTTTACTGATTAATTACTTAGTTCTAGTCTTCTTATTGTTTGGTTCATTTATTATCTTATTTTAG